A single window of Magnetococcus marinus MC-1 DNA harbors:
- a CDS encoding Tll0287-like domain-containing protein gives MKMTRKAQMVGAMALMTLLAAGPALATDEAALLAESRDAVKQFFGKLKGTLMQGMKAGGPNAAMTVCNTAATGIAKQASASYGGSVGRTSLKLRNTDNAPDAWELGVLESFESRLAAGEDPAKMEHHEVVSMDGKQVFRYMKAIPTAAKPCLACHGEKIDPTVEITLNRLYPEDKARGYTEGQIRGAFTLKKEIQ, from the coding sequence ATGAAAATGACCCGTAAAGCGCAGATGGTAGGGGCCATGGCCCTAATGACGCTGTTGGCCGCAGGGCCAGCCTTGGCAACGGATGAGGCGGCACTCCTGGCTGAAAGCCGCGATGCGGTTAAACAATTCTTTGGCAAACTTAAAGGTACCTTGATGCAAGGTATGAAGGCCGGTGGACCCAATGCGGCAATGACGGTGTGCAACACTGCGGCGACGGGCATTGCCAAACAGGCTTCTGCCAGCTACGGCGGTTCGGTGGGGCGCACCAGCCTGAAACTGCGCAATACGGATAATGCCCCCGATGCCTGGGAGCTTGGGGTGTTGGAGAGCTTTGAGAGCCGCTTGGCCGCAGGTGAGGATCCCGCCAAGATGGAGCATCACGAGGTGGTGAGCATGGATGGCAAGCAGGTGTTTCGCTATATGAAGGCGATTCCCACCGCCGCCAAGCCCTGCCTAGCGTGTCATGGGGAGAAGATTGATCCAACGGTTGAGATCACACTCAACCGTCTCTATCCCGAAGATAAGGCACGTGGCTATACCGAGGGCCAGATTCGCGGGGCCTTTACGTTGAAAAAAGAGATTCAATAG
- a CDS encoding class I SAM-dependent methyltransferase produces the protein MSVALHHAPHPTHLACRCCAGQATLLGVVDFSKTSANVRGFYLPLAGIPVYYYRCGGCGLLFTPHFDTFAHDDFLSYVYNRDYYEKIDTDYAHQRPSQCAKLVHRLLAAQRSHISLLDYGSGGGLFAQLMQQQGYHVAAYDPFDPQGGAPPSARYDVITVFEVFEHLVHPHDTVKRLLEWLKPGGLVLFSTTLNTFSSAQEMLQWPYLAPRNGHGTLYTARALAELWGAVGFACYSQNIFIHFACDPNHPEALFRAQRQPNGGLVLKIGRT, from the coding sequence ATGAGCGTTGCTTTACATCATGCGCCCCATCCCACCCACTTGGCGTGCCGCTGTTGTGCGGGGCAGGCGACATTGTTGGGGGTTGTGGATTTTTCAAAGACATCCGCCAATGTGCGGGGGTTCTATCTGCCACTGGCAGGCATTCCGGTCTATTACTACCGCTGTGGGGGGTGTGGGCTGCTGTTTACCCCCCATTTTGATACCTTTGCTCACGACGATTTTCTGAGCTATGTCTATAATCGTGACTATTATGAAAAAATTGATACCGACTACGCCCATCAACGACCAAGCCAATGCGCCAAGCTGGTGCATCGCCTGTTGGCGGCCCAAAGATCCCATATCAGCCTGTTGGATTATGGCTCAGGTGGGGGGCTTTTTGCCCAGTTAATGCAGCAGCAAGGCTACCATGTCGCCGCTTATGATCCCTTTGATCCCCAAGGGGGGGCACCGCCTAGCGCACGTTATGATGTGATCACGGTGTTTGAGGTGTTTGAACATCTGGTCCATCCCCACGACACGGTAAAACGCTTACTTGAATGGCTGAAACCCGGCGGGCTGGTGCTGTTTAGTACCACCCTAAATACTTTTTCCAGCGCTCAAGAAATGTTGCAGTGGCCCTATCTAGCTCCCCGCAATGGGCATGGTACCCTCTATACCGCCCGTGCCTTGGCGGAACTGTGGGGTGCGGTGGGCTTTGCTTGCTACAGCCAAAACATTTTTATCCATTTTGCCTGTGACCCAAACCACCCAGAGGCGCTGTTTAGAGCCCAGCGACAGCCCAATGGAGGGCTTGTACTGAAAATAGGGAGAACGTAG
- the ispH gene encoding 4-hydroxy-3-methylbut-2-enyl diphosphate reductase, which translates to MRILLAEPRGFCAGVDRAIAIVLKALEKFGPPIYVRHEIVHNRWVVEHLRNQGAVFVHELDEIPDGAVAIYSAHGVSKAVQAEGERRPLHILDATCPLVDKVHREAERLDHDHYQVLLIGHAGHPEVEGTMGQLQQARMKLISHPDDVAQLRLSNPQKVAYITQTTLSVDETRAMVAQLKARFPTIKEPAKEDICYATQNRQNAVKALAQASDLILVLGAPNSSNSNRLREVAEQHGCRAFLIENAKDVEIQWLEGVETLGITAGASAPEILVEELLAHLHAEQHQVELLSVTKEYLAFPLPLELRE; encoded by the coding sequence ATGCGTATTCTATTAGCGGAACCACGGGGATTTTGTGCCGGGGTTGATCGGGCCATTGCCATTGTACTCAAAGCGCTGGAAAAATTTGGCCCGCCCATCTATGTCCGCCATGAAATTGTGCATAACCGCTGGGTGGTGGAGCATCTACGCAACCAGGGTGCGGTGTTTGTGCATGAGTTGGATGAAATCCCCGATGGTGCGGTAGCCATCTACTCCGCCCATGGTGTCTCTAAAGCGGTACAAGCCGAGGGCGAGCGCCGTCCGTTGCACATTTTGGATGCCACCTGCCCACTGGTCGACAAGGTCCACCGCGAGGCCGAACGCCTGGATCATGACCACTACCAAGTGCTGCTCATCGGCCATGCCGGGCACCCCGAGGTTGAGGGTACCATGGGCCAACTGCAACAGGCGCGCATGAAACTGATCTCCCATCCCGATGACGTTGCACAGTTGCGGCTAAGTAACCCGCAAAAGGTGGCCTACATTACCCAAACCACCCTCTCGGTGGATGAGACCCGAGCGATGGTGGCGCAACTTAAAGCCCGTTTTCCCACCATCAAAGAACCGGCTAAAGAGGATATCTGTTATGCGACCCAAAACCGCCAAAATGCGGTCAAAGCATTGGCGCAAGCATCGGATCTTATTCTTGTTTTAGGGGCACCAAACAGCAGCAACTCAAACCGTTTACGCGAGGTGGCCGAACAGCACGGCTGCCGGGCTTTCCTGATTGAAAACGCCAAAGATGTGGAAATACAGTGGCTTGAAGGGGTTGAGACCCTGGGCATTACCGCCGGGGCTTCGGCACCGGAAATCTTAGTCGAAGAGCTGCTGGCGCATTTGCACGCAGAGCAGCACCAGGTGGAACTGCTCTCGGTCACCAAAGAGTATTTGGCCTTTCCACTGCCCTTAGAACTGCGGGAGTAA
- a CDS encoding diguanylate cyclase, which produces MKSKLTERGLQKLTLGGIALLAGLIFYLFIADAQFIGWSSVPQSQVATSSQWTSPAVLVISSGGLVLFGLFVILLLMLVYRRWVRPSQLMLESIYSVVTCAREGRFDVRARSDCPGRVGEIAVQLNGLMDQLHLGVDAINKDVVQLTNFHAEGQTNKLTMAVEVVESLVEVSQFKQQIEEDLTKVEVYRRIGNIIQNKFGLERYTIYEVSSSQNRMHPVLVNGEQEGMCRWCRQEVQFRAELCRAQRTGRIVDGVEQPNICNQFYNDSDHPLGFYCMPVLHSGTVGNVVQLVVEPDMAVMFPYIIPFLQVFLRESSSVIESKRLMEKLRESALKDPLTGLNNRRFLEEYERTIVASSQRKEMFLSVLMMDLDHFKMVNDTHGHQVGDAVLKSLAGVLMQQTRASDLVVRYGGEEFMVVLQNERPHMGNQIAEKIRETVERLKINVPGGCLQKTISIGVAEFPTDGTDFDDVVEKADMALYRAKEQGRNRVISHSASETEDKEEQPAVHLLFKG; this is translated from the coding sequence ATGAAAAGCAAATTGACAGAGCGCGGCTTGCAAAAGCTGACGTTGGGGGGGATTGCTCTTCTGGCTGGCCTGATTTTCTATCTGTTCATCGCCGATGCACAGTTTATAGGCTGGTCTAGCGTACCGCAATCTCAGGTTGCCACATCTTCTCAATGGACCTCACCGGCGGTATTGGTGATTAGCTCCGGCGGCCTCGTGCTGTTTGGGCTTTTTGTCATACTGTTGCTGATGTTGGTCTACCGTCGCTGGGTGCGTCCTTCGCAATTGATGTTAGAGAGCATCTATAGCGTGGTGACCTGTGCCCGCGAGGGACGCTTTGATGTCCGCGCCCGTTCCGATTGTCCCGGTCGCGTGGGAGAGATTGCCGTCCAGCTCAATGGCCTGATGGACCAGTTGCATCTGGGTGTGGATGCCATTAATAAGGATGTGGTGCAGCTCACCAACTTTCATGCCGAAGGTCAGACCAACAAGCTGACCATGGCGGTGGAGGTGGTGGAGTCACTGGTGGAGGTCTCTCAATTTAAACAACAAATTGAGGAAGATCTCACCAAGGTCGAGGTTTACCGGCGCATCGGTAATATCATCCAAAATAAATTTGGCTTGGAGCGCTACACCATTTATGAGGTCTCCTCCAGCCAAAACCGTATGCACCCGGTGCTGGTCAATGGCGAGCAAGAGGGGATGTGTCGCTGGTGCCGGCAAGAGGTGCAGTTTAGAGCCGAGTTGTGCCGCGCCCAACGCACGGGCCGCATTGTGGACGGTGTGGAGCAGCCCAACATCTGCAACCAGTTTTACAATGACTCGGATCATCCACTGGGCTTTTACTGTATGCCGGTGCTGCACTCGGGCACGGTGGGTAATGTGGTGCAGTTGGTGGTGGAACCGGACATGGCCGTCATGTTCCCCTATATTATCCCCTTTTTGCAGGTCTTTTTGCGGGAGTCCTCGTCGGTTATCGAATCCAAACGGCTCATGGAAAAACTGCGGGAATCGGCCCTGAAAGATCCCCTCACCGGTCTAAACAACCGCCGCTTTTTGGAGGAGTACGAACGTACCATTGTGGCCTCCTCGCAGCGTAAAGAGATGTTCCTGTCGGTATTGATGATGGATCTAGACCACTTTAAAATGGTCAATGATACCCACGGCCATCAGGTGGGGGATGCGGTGCTCAAGTCGCTGGCTGGGGTATTGATGCAGCAGACCCGCGCCTCGGATCTGGTGGTGCGCTATGGGGGTGAAGAGTTTATGGTGGTGCTGCAAAATGAGCGGCCCCATATGGGCAATCAGATCGCCGAAAAAATTCGTGAGACGGTGGAGCGCCTGAAGATCAACGTTCCAGGGGGCTGTCTGCAAAAGACCATCTCCATCGGGGTGGCTGAGTTTCCCACCGATGGTACCGACTTCGATGATGTGGTAGAGAAGGCGGATATGGCCCTCTACCGCGCCAAAGAGCAGGGCCGTAACCGGGTTATCAGCCACTCCGCCAGCGAGACTGAAGATAAGGAGGAGCAACCCGCTGTCCATCTGCTCTTTAAAGGATAA
- a CDS encoding cation:proton antiporter produces MHDGILLELLIIFALSVSVVYLCHRLGIAPIIGFLLTGAVAGPFGLTLIDSIEQVELLAEIGVMLLLFTIGMELSLTKLVEMQRAVFVGGGLQVGLTVAVGALLAVALGFPLNQSLFFGFLLAHSSTAIVLKTLQSRGEVGSAHGGAAVGVLIFQDLIVVPMLLLVPLLAGKAENPMLEMGLFSLKFVGIGFALWFGARRLIPAMLNAIVRLRDPELFLLFIIAIGLGIAWLTAAAGLSLALGAFLAGLIISESEYGHQAFASVLPFRDVFTSLFFISVGMLMDVGFLWNHLGLILTLTLLAILCKALLTSGAVLSAGIGFAAAAGAGLTLAQIGEFAFVLARSGVDEGLLSQQAYQTFLAVSVLTMSMTPLLAGRAGRWGRKLAHMPLFRRLALGAEAANPTKDTLHNHLIIIGFGENGHTMAQLARYHGIDHLILETNPETVRREKLAGAHIQFGDASRASILKHAGIDHAKALLITVPDAAATRHILHTARHLRADLPIIARTSFKNEVEALETLGATHVVAMQLEASVVLCQHTLRHLEIPQEQILLDLDDIRHHRLPGATHPPEAPQPPAHG; encoded by the coding sequence ATGCATGATGGCATTTTATTGGAGCTGTTAATTATTTTTGCGCTATCGGTGAGCGTGGTCTATCTCTGCCACCGCCTGGGTATTGCGCCCATTATTGGCTTTTTGCTCACCGGGGCGGTGGCCGGCCCCTTTGGTCTGACCTTAATCGACTCCATTGAACAGGTGGAGCTGCTGGCGGAAATAGGGGTGATGCTGCTGCTGTTTACCATCGGCATGGAGCTCTCTTTAACCAAACTGGTGGAGATGCAGCGGGCGGTATTCGTCGGCGGGGGCTTGCAGGTTGGCTTAACCGTGGCGGTGGGTGCGCTGCTGGCGGTCGCGTTGGGCTTTCCCCTCAATCAATCGCTCTTTTTCGGCTTTTTGCTGGCCCATAGCAGCACCGCCATCGTGCTCAAAACCCTGCAAAGTCGGGGCGAGGTGGGCTCGGCCCATGGTGGGGCCGCGGTGGGCGTGCTCATCTTTCAGGATTTAATCGTGGTACCTATGCTGCTGCTGGTGCCGCTGCTGGCGGGCAAAGCTGAAAACCCCATGCTGGAAATGGGGCTGTTTTCATTAAAATTTGTCGGCATTGGGTTCGCCTTATGGTTCGGTGCCCGGCGGTTGATCCCGGCCATGCTTAACGCCATTGTGCGGCTGCGCGATCCCGAACTGTTTCTTCTGTTTATTATCGCCATCGGTCTTGGTATTGCTTGGTTAACGGCGGCGGCGGGCCTCTCTTTGGCACTGGGGGCCTTTTTGGCGGGGCTTATTATCTCGGAATCCGAATATGGACACCAAGCCTTTGCTTCGGTGCTACCCTTCCGCGATGTCTTTACCAGCCTCTTTTTTATCTCGGTGGGCATGTTGATGGATGTGGGTTTTCTCTGGAATCACCTGGGTTTAATCCTCACCCTGACCCTGCTGGCAATCCTCTGCAAAGCGTTGCTTACCAGCGGAGCCGTCTTGAGTGCCGGCATCGGTTTTGCGGCGGCGGCGGGCGCGGGTCTGACGCTGGCGCAGATTGGTGAATTTGCCTTTGTGCTGGCCCGTAGCGGTGTGGATGAAGGCCTGTTGAGCCAACAGGCCTACCAAACCTTTTTGGCGGTCTCGGTGCTCACCATGAGCATGACCCCCCTGCTGGCAGGGCGGGCCGGTCGGTGGGGTCGTAAGCTGGCCCACATGCCCCTGTTTCGCCGCTTGGCGTTGGGCGCCGAGGCCGCCAACCCCACCAAAGATACGCTACACAATCATCTTATTATTATCGGTTTTGGCGAAAATGGCCACACCATGGCACAACTGGCCCGTTACCACGGCATTGACCACCTGATTCTAGAAACCAATCCAGAAACCGTGCGCCGCGAAAAGCTGGCCGGAGCGCATATTCAGTTTGGCGATGCCTCCCGTGCCTCTATCCTTAAACATGCAGGTATTGATCACGCCAAAGCGCTGCTGATTACCGTACCCGATGCCGCCGCCACACGCCATATTCTGCACACGGCCCGCCATCTACGCGCGGATCTACCCATCATTGCCCGCACCTCGTTTAAAAACGAGGTCGAGGCGTTGGAAACCCTGGGGGCTACCCATGTGGTGGCCATGCAGTTGGAGGCCTCGGTGGTACTTTGCCAACACACCCTGCGCCATCTTGAGATTCCCCAGGAACAGATTTTATTGGATCTGGATGATATTCGTCACCACCGCCTACCCGGTGCTACCCACCCCCCCGAGGCACCACAACCTCCTGCCCATGGCTAA
- a CDS encoding inorganic pyrophosphatase codes for MSFPSAFYRWRPHPWHGLDVGPKDLFPEVVHAYIEITPFDMVKYEVDKTSGYLRVDRPHRSSSQPPALYGFVPRTYCGGRVKALSPNSTKGDGDPLDICVISERPINKTEVILNARVLGGMQMIDGGEADDKIIAVLANDNVWGGLKDITEVPKVLTERLHHYFSTYKMVPGHENEITVDLTYGREHALKVIKAACDDYIDMYGG; via the coding sequence ATGTCTTTCCCCTCTGCGTTTTACCGTTGGCGTCCCCACCCCTGGCACGGTCTTGATGTTGGTCCAAAAGATCTGTTTCCCGAAGTGGTGCATGCCTACATTGAGATCACCCCCTTCGATATGGTGAAGTACGAAGTGGATAAGACCTCTGGCTATCTGCGGGTGGATCGTCCCCACCGTAGCTCTTCGCAGCCCCCTGCGCTGTATGGTTTTGTGCCCCGTACTTACTGCGGTGGTCGGGTTAAGGCGCTCTCCCCCAACTCCACCAAGGGTGATGGGGATCCGTTGGATATTTGTGTCATCAGCGAGCGCCCGATCAACAAGACCGAGGTGATTTTGAACGCCCGTGTGTTGGGTGGTATGCAGATGATTGATGGTGGCGAAGCCGATGATAAAATTATCGCGGTGTTGGCCAACGATAACGTATGGGGCGGTTTGAAGGATATTACCGAGGTACCCAAGGTACTTACGGAGCGTCTGCACCACTACTTTTCGACCTATAAAATGGTGCCGGGCCACGAAAATGAGATTACGGTGGACCTGACCTATGGTCGTGAACATGCGCTGAAGGTAATTAAGGCGGCCTGTGACGACTACATCGATATGTATGGTGGCTAA
- a CDS encoding alpha-D-glucose phosphate-specific phosphoglucomutase, with protein sequence MSIQTKITTPFDDQKPGTSGLRKKVKVFQQPNYLENFVQSIFDTLEEFQGKTLVLGGDGRYHNREAIHTILHMAAANGFGKVLVGRGGVLSTPAVSHLIRKYDAFGGIVLSASHNPAGPDGDFGIKYNVSNGGPAPESITNAIFTHSKAITQYRIWSDTEVDLDYLGDSEIGNMVVRVIDPVYDYAQLMEELFDFEAIRALLKGGFRILFDAMHAVTGPYAREILENRLGAPAGTVLNGVVKDDFGGGHPDPNLTYAADLVARMWADDAPDFGAASDGDGDRNMILGRKFFVTPSDSLAVLAENGTCAPGYARGIVGVARSMPTSQSVDRVAEKKNFACFETPTGWKFFGSLLDAGKATLCGEESFGTGSDHVREKDGLWAVLFWLNILAHRKTSVEAVVKDLWAIYGRTYYARHDYEDVDSAAASTLMSELRANFATLTGQVHEGLTIKLADEFGYTDPVNGESTIKQGVRILFVDGSRIVFRLSGTGTSGATLRIYLERFEPNPSLQHKDAQEALADLIRIADTLAGIKQHTGRQAPTVIT encoded by the coding sequence ATGAGCATTCAGACCAAGATCACCACCCCTTTTGACGATCAAAAGCCCGGCACCTCCGGACTGCGTAAAAAGGTTAAGGTGTTTCAACAGCCCAACTATCTGGAAAATTTTGTTCAATCCATCTTTGACACCCTGGAGGAGTTTCAGGGCAAAACCTTGGTCTTGGGCGGGGATGGCCGCTACCACAACCGTGAAGCCATTCACACCATCCTGCACATGGCCGCCGCCAATGGCTTTGGTAAGGTCTTGGTGGGGCGCGGCGGTGTGCTCTCTACCCCGGCGGTCTCCCATTTAATCCGCAAATACGACGCCTTTGGTGGCATCGTGCTCTCGGCCAGCCACAACCCCGCCGGGCCTGATGGGGATTTTGGCATCAAATATAATGTCTCCAACGGCGGCCCCGCCCCCGAGAGCATCACCAACGCCATCTTTACCCACAGCAAAGCGATCACCCAATACCGCATCTGGTCGGATACCGAGGTGGACCTAGACTATCTGGGGGATTCTGAGATCGGCAACATGGTGGTGCGGGTCATCGACCCAGTTTATGACTATGCTCAATTGATGGAAGAGCTGTTTGATTTTGAAGCCATCCGTGCTCTCCTAAAGGGCGGCTTTCGCATCTTGTTTGATGCCATGCACGCCGTCACCGGCCCCTACGCCCGGGAGATTCTGGAAAACCGCCTCGGTGCCCCAGCAGGCACCGTGCTCAACGGCGTGGTCAAAGACGATTTTGGCGGCGGACATCCCGACCCCAACCTGACCTACGCAGCCGATTTGGTGGCACGTATGTGGGCCGACGATGCCCCCGATTTTGGCGCCGCCTCCGATGGCGACGGCGACCGCAACATGATTTTGGGACGTAAATTTTTTGTCACCCCCAGCGACTCCCTCGCCGTGTTGGCCGAAAATGGCACCTGTGCCCCCGGTTACGCCCGGGGCATTGTGGGGGTAGCCCGCTCCATGCCTACCAGCCAGTCGGTGGACCGGGTTGCTGAGAAGAAAAATTTCGCCTGCTTTGAAACCCCTACCGGCTGGAAATTTTTTGGCTCATTGCTGGATGCCGGCAAAGCCACCCTCTGCGGTGAAGAGAGCTTTGGCACCGGCTCGGACCATGTACGCGAAAAGGATGGTCTATGGGCGGTGCTCTTTTGGCTCAACATTTTGGCCCATCGCAAAACCTCGGTCGAGGCCGTGGTGAAGGATCTGTGGGCCATTTATGGCCGCACCTACTACGCCCGCCACGACTATGAGGATGTGGATTCCGCTGCGGCCAGCACACTCATGAGCGAACTACGCGCCAACTTTGCCACCTTAACCGGCCAAGTGCATGAGGGCTTAACCATCAAACTGGCCGATGAGTTTGGCTACACCGATCCCGTCAATGGGGAGAGTACCATCAAGCAGGGGGTACGCATTCTGTTTGTCGATGGCAGCCGCATTGTCTTTCGTCTCTCCGGTACCGGCACCTCGGGGGCTACCCTGCGTATCTATCTGGAGCGCTTTGAGCCCAACCCCAGCCTTCAGCACAAGGATGCCCAAGAGGCGCTGGCCGACCTCATTCGCATTGCCGATACCTTGGCGGGCATCAAACAGCACACCGGGCGTCAGGCCCCCACCGTCATCACCTAA